From the genome of Croceibacterium atlanticum:
ACTCGCCTATCCGTATTCGAGCGTGTCCTTCCCCGCCCGGATCACCGCAGAAACCTTCGGATATAGGTGATGATCTCTCGGCAAAAGCCTACCTTCCATTAACCTTCGAAAACTAAGCGGCATGATCGTTTCTCATGCCCTTGCGCCGGGTTTTTCAGCCTCCTGCGCAATCGTCTCCGAAGGAGTTTCACTTGCCCAATTTTCGTGCCCGCCTGCTCAGTGTATCCGCCTTGTGTGCTTTCAGCGTGGTTGCCACCCCTGCTCACGCGCAAGCCACACCGCTCGACCTGGTGGGCTTCGAAGACGGCTCGCTGGCGGATTGGGAAATCTATGGCGGCGCATCAACGATTTCCGACGATACGCTGGACCTCGGCGGCACCACCTTTGAGATAGGGGCCAAAGGAAACTTCCTCGCAAAAATCCTGCCTCAAAATTCCAGCGTAATGCGCAACCAGGTTGATGCCTTGCTTGGCCTGACGGCGGGCACGGTGGAAAGCAGCGGCGCGGCCGGCCTGGCCACCAGCACGAATTTCGGCCTGATCACGCGGTCCACCTTTCTGGATATCGGCACTTACAGCTTCGGCTGGTCCTATGCTGCCCAGGATTATGCCCCTTACGATGACGGCGTTTTCTTCTCCCTCGCCGGCAACGGCATCTCCAGCATTACCGTGCTTGCTTCGAATTTTACCGGCCAGGAAGATACGCTGATCGTGGGCGAATATGGCTCCACGCCCTGGCGAATCAGCACATTCACAATTTCAGTAGCGGATACCTACCAGCTCGGCTTCGGCGCATATAACTGGGACGATATGGGTGTAGATCCGATCCTCTACCTCGATGACGGTCTGGGCACGCTTCTTGCCGATGGCGAAGTGGTGGATCCCGCCACGCCGGGCCTTCCCTCTATCGATGGATCGGAGCCCTATTATCTGGCCTCCGAAGTAGAAAGCGGGGATCTGCTTCCAGTGTTTGATGGCGGCACCCTCCTGATAGACCAGGCAGGCACCTACTCTACAGATTTGACCATCAATGCCGCCGGTGGAACAATCGATACGGAAGACAAGGATGCGGACTGGGCAGGATCCATCTCCGGGGCCGGTGGCCTGACGAAAGAAGGCGACGGCACGCTGACCCTTTCGGGCGCGAATACATATACCGGCGGAACCACGATCTCCGGCGGTACGCTCGTGGGCGATACCTCCTCGCTCACCGGTGACATTACCAACAATGCCACGCTGCAATTCGCGCAGACGAGCAACGGCTCCTTCGGCGGCGATATCTCCGGCACCGGCTCGCTGGTGAAGACCGGCAACGGCACGCTCACCCTTACCGGCAGCAACAGCTATACCGGCGGCACCACCATCTCCGGCGGTACGCTCGTGGGCGATACCTCCTCGCTCACCGGTGACATTACCAACAATGCCACGCTGCAATTCGCGCAGACGAGCAACGGCTCCTTCGGCGGCGATATCTCCGGCACCGGCTCGCTGGTGAAGACCGGCAACGGCACGCTCACCCTTACCGGCAGCAACAGCTATACCGGCGGCACCACCATCTCCGGTGGCACGCTCGTGGGCGATACCTCCTCGCTCACCGGCGACATTACGAACAACGCCACGCTGCAAATCGCGCAGACGAGCAACGGCTCCTTCGGCGGCGATATCTCCGGCACCGGCTCGCTGGTGAAGACCGGCAACGGCACGCTCACCCTTACCGGCAGCAACAGCTATACCGGCGGCACCACCATCTCCGGTGGCACGCTCGTGGGCGATACCTCCTCGCTCACCGGCGACATTACGAACAACGCCACGCTGCAAATCGCGCAGACGAGCAACGGCTCCTTCGGCGGCGATATCTCCGGCACCGGCTCGCTGGTGAAGACCGGCAACGGCACGCTCACCCTTACCGGCAGCAACAGCTATACCGGCGGCACCACCATCTCCGGTGGCACGCTCGTGGGCGATACCTCCTCGCTCACCGGTGACATTGCCAACAATGCCACGCTGCAATTCGCGCAGACGAGCAACGGCTCCTTCGGCGGCGATATCTCCGGCACCGGCGCGCTGGTGAAGACCGGCAACGGCACGCTCACCCTTACCGGCAGCAACAGCTATACCGGCGGAACCACGATCTCCGGCGGCACGCTTGTCGGCAATTCCGATACGCTCACCGGCGACATCATCAACAACGCCACGATACAGTTCGCACAGGCCGAGGACGGCATTTTTGCCGGTGCGATTTCTGGCGCTGGCTCGCTGATCAAGAGCGGCGCCGGCACGCTGACCCTCACCGGGGAACAGAGCTATACCGGGGGCACGACGATCCTGGGTGGCTTGCTGATCGGGTCCACGAATTCGGTCCATGGTGATGTCAACAATGGCGGCACGCTGAACTTCGACCAGGATGGCGACGGCACCTTCGCCAATAACATCACCGGCAGCGGTTCGCTGGTGAAGAGCGGAACCGGCAGGCTGATCCTGACTGGCCAGAACAATTATACCGGCGGCACGGTGGTCCAAGGGGGCACGCTCGTCGTCAACGGCACTATCACGTCCGACGTCGATGTTCGCGGGGGTGCGCGCATGATGGGCGCCGGGACGATCGGCGGCATGATCGTGCGCAATCAGGGTACACTTGCCCCGGGCAATTCGATCGACACCCTGAACGTCACCGGCTCGGTGCTGTTCGAACAGGGTTCGCTCTACGAGGTGGAGGTCAATGCCGCTGGCGATGCTGACCGGTTGAATGCCGGCGGCACGGTCACGATCGAAGGCGGCACCGTGGCGGTGCTGGCGGAGAATGGCGAATATGCGCCCTTCACCACCTATACGATCATCACGGGCGGCGCGATCGACGGCACTTTCGATAATGTCACCTCCGATCTCGCATTCCTCCTGCCCACGCTGGATTACAGCGCGAACAGCGTCACGCTTGGCCTGCTGCGTAACGATATCGCCTTCAGCGACGTTGCCTCCACGGCCAACCAGCGTGCAGCCTCCGGCGCGCTGGAAAATGCCTTCGGCGCCGATAGCGCTCTCTATGCCCAACTGGTGCAGCAGACCGCGGAGGATGCCCGTACCGCCTATGACAGCATGTCGGGCGAAATCCACGCCTCGGCACGGCGCGCAATGGTGCAGGACACGGATCGGTTCCGTCGTTCGATCACCAGCCGCACGGACATGCAGGCATCGCCGCGGCAGAACCTGTGGCTGCAGGTGGCCGTCGCCGGCGACGATGTGGACCAGGATGGGAACGCGGCAGGATACAAGCGCGACACCATGTCCTATTTCGGCGGTGCGGAATTCAATGCGGGCGGGATGATGCTTGGCATTGCCGGCGGCTATACCGACGGCGATCTGGATGTTGCCGCCCGCGCATCGCAGGGGAATGTCGAAGGCACCCATGTTGGTCTGTATGGCAAGGTGAATGCCGCCATTGCCAATGTCAGCTTCGGGGCGACCTATTCCGATTTCGATGTGAATACGGATCGCGGCATTTCGGCCGGCTCCATCGCGGAAACGGCGACGGCATCCTATTC
Proteins encoded in this window:
- a CDS encoding autotransporter-associated beta strand repeat-containing protein; the encoded protein is MPNFRARLLSVSALCAFSVVATPAHAQATPLDLVGFEDGSLADWEIYGGASTISDDTLDLGGTTFEIGAKGNFLAKILPQNSSVMRNQVDALLGLTAGTVESSGAAGLATSTNFGLITRSTFLDIGTYSFGWSYAAQDYAPYDDGVFFSLAGNGISSITVLASNFTGQEDTLIVGEYGSTPWRISTFTISVADTYQLGFGAYNWDDMGVDPILYLDDGLGTLLADGEVVDPATPGLPSIDGSEPYYLASEVESGDLLPVFDGGTLLIDQAGTYSTDLTINAAGGTIDTEDKDADWAGSISGAGGLTKEGDGTLTLSGANTYTGGTTISGGTLVGDTSSLTGDITNNATLQFAQTSNGSFGGDISGTGSLVKTGNGTLTLTGSNSYTGGTTISGGTLVGDTSSLTGDITNNATLQFAQTSNGSFGGDISGTGSLVKTGNGTLTLTGSNSYTGGTTISGGTLVGDTSSLTGDITNNATLQIAQTSNGSFGGDISGTGSLVKTGNGTLTLTGSNSYTGGTTISGGTLVGDTSSLTGDITNNATLQIAQTSNGSFGGDISGTGSLVKTGNGTLTLTGSNSYTGGTTISGGTLVGDTSSLTGDIANNATLQFAQTSNGSFGGDISGTGALVKTGNGTLTLTGSNSYTGGTTISGGTLVGNSDTLTGDIINNATIQFAQAEDGIFAGAISGAGSLIKSGAGTLTLTGEQSYTGGTTILGGLLIGSTNSVHGDVNNGGTLNFDQDGDGTFANNITGSGSLVKSGTGRLILTGQNNYTGGTVVQGGTLVVNGTITSDVDVRGGARMMGAGTIGGMIVRNQGTLAPGNSIDTLNVTGSVLFEQGSLYEVEVNAAGDADRLNAGGTVTIEGGTVAVLAENGEYAPFTTYTIITGGAIDGTFDNVTSDLAFLLPTLDYSANSVTLGLLRNDIAFSDVASTANQRAASGALENAFGADSALYAQLVQQTAEDARTAYDSMSGEIHASARRAMVQDTDRFRRSITSRTDMQASPRQNLWLQVAVAGDDVDQDGNAAGYKRDTMSYFGGAEFNAGGMMLGIAGGYTDGDLDVAARASQGNVEGTHVGLYGKVNAAIANVSFGATYSDFDVNTDRGISAGSIAETATASYSAETTEIFAEIGLPLREGASTIEPFVGVHRMWLSQDNFVETGADAGLYAHTQERSWSWSTVGARAHVPLAAEGKLALNMAARWQHALDGKAINADLAFLEGGQAFRVSGAPMAGDVGLVDAGLSFQASNGVQISVDYNGEWSDVSQSHGGKATLGIRF